From the genome of Azospirillum sp. TSA2s, one region includes:
- a CDS encoding type II toxin-antitoxin system VapC family toxin — MLRYMLDTNVCIRVLRDRPQSARVRFNAEADGLCISTVTLAELLHGAAKSDHPAEKRREVERLTARLEVLPFDDEAAGHYGDIRADLERRGCVIGPYDLMIAGHARSRGLVVITGNLGEFDRVAGLRCEDWLDEPRGS, encoded by the coding sequence ATGCTGCGCTACATGCTGGACACCAATGTCTGTATCCGCGTCCTGCGCGACCGTCCACAGAGTGCCCGCGTCAGGTTCAATGCGGAGGCGGACGGCCTGTGCATCTCGACGGTGACGCTGGCGGAACTTCTGCACGGTGCGGCCAAATCCGACCACCCGGCCGAGAAACGCCGGGAGGTCGAACGGCTGACCGCCCGACTGGAGGTGCTGCCCTTCGACGACGAGGCGGCCGGACATTACGGGGACATCCGGGCCGATCTGGAGCGCCGGGGCTGCGTGATCGGCCCGTATGATCTGATGATCGCCGGCCATGCGCGCAGCCGCGGACTCGTCGTGATCACGGGTAATCTTGGCGAGTTCGACCGTGTGGCGGGCCTGCGGTGCGAGGACTGGCTGGACGAACCGCGTGGGTCCTGA
- the vapB gene encoding type II toxin-antitoxin system VapB family antitoxin → MTVRTSLFQSNRTQAVRLPKDVSFPAHVREVVILRDGARRLIVPADSVWDDFFQSPGIAFPDRDQPEMQEREAW, encoded by the coding sequence ATGACGGTCCGGACGTCCCTGTTCCAGTCCAACCGCACTCAGGCCGTTCGTCTGCCCAAGGACGTGTCGTTTCCTGCGCATGTCCGCGAGGTGGTCATCCTGCGTGATGGCGCGCGGCGGCTGATCGTGCCGGCCGATAGCGTGTGGGACGATTTCTTCCAGTCTCCCGGCATCGCTTTCCCCGACCGCGACCAGCCGGAGATGCAGGAACGCGAGGCGTGGTGA